The Dioscorea cayenensis subsp. rotundata cultivar TDr96_F1 chromosome 19, TDr96_F1_v2_PseudoChromosome.rev07_lg8_w22 25.fasta, whole genome shotgun sequence genome includes a window with the following:
- the LOC120283434 gene encoding uncharacterized protein LOC120283434 isoform X3 yields the protein MEMKMVLLHYPNPPLLPIYANLSMRWHLDKNTQEEFLKLPSISMNVSRNIVCMRNHANSKKSVYQDFKDFVKPLCLLAATKPNTTSRHDSEKKFSSVEVSESDALYVVELHTSKDFGSCLRDLNAAILFCLIDKKGYSILQRISAASYVNLGEEKVDSSDSINFKRGSVDIVTFAGPKLGKLEALWIGVESGSWRMDGLHVAVINGPLSFGRSIDEVKKARVNGMQYKFEVDNMPLGEGGVSVANMRPVLSAEFFSDNILRISSLNFSQCSRLETVTHSNEESMQEYKDLKLSLLIYDTLLITAGFMVTSTAISSEAGYAFLVGGMAGLLYLLLLQRLVDGLPIDSTTDATFYNFRQTPQRLQKPLFSFALILIISLSVVKYGIAGASVSLTPMELLLGAAGFLTCKIAVVLAAFRPFNFRVTKKE from the exons ATGG AAATGAAGATGGTGCTTTTACACTATCCAAATCCACCCCTGCTTCCTATTTATGCCAATTTGTCCATGAGATGGCACTTGGATAAGAACACGCAGGAAGAGTTTCTTAAACTTCCATCAATCTCAATGAATGTTTCCAGAAACATTGTTTGTATGCGCAACCATGCAAACTCCAAAAAGTCTGTATATCAAG ATTTCAAGGACTTCGTAAAGCCTTTATGTCTTCTGGCTGCCACTAAACCAAACACAACCAGTAGACAtgattctgaaaaaaaattttcttccgTAGAGGTTAGTGAATCTGATGCACTGTATGTGGTGGAGCTGCACACAAGCAAAGACTTCGGCTCTTGTTTGAGAGATCTAAATGCTGCTATACTGTTCTGCTTGATAGATAAAAAAGGTTACTCAATACTGCAGAGGATATCTGCCGCTTCATATGTGAATCTTGGGGAAGAAAAAGTAGATTCCTCTGATTCCATCAATTTTAAGAGAGGTTCAGTTGATATTGTTACCTTTGCTGGACCAAAGCTAGGAAAACTTGAAGCACTTTGGATTGGTGTTGAATCAG GTTCATGGAGGATGGATGGTCTTCACGTTGCAGTAATCAATGGACCTCTATCCTTTGGTAGATCCATTGATGAGGTAAAGAAAGCACGAGTTAACGGGATGCAGTATAAATTTGAGGTAGATAATATGCCACTTGGAGAAGGAGGGGTATCTGTCGCTAACATGAGGCCTGTGCTTTCTGCTGAATTTTTCAGTGACAACATTTTGAGAATATCAAGTTTAAATTTCTCTCAATGTTCTAGATTGGAAACTGTTACCCATTCAAATGAGGAAAGCATGCAAGAATACAAAGATCTCAAGTTGTCCTTGCTAATTTATGACACCCTTCTTATTACTGCTGGTTTCATGGTCACATCTACTGCCATAAGTTCAGAAGCAGGTTATGCCTTCTTAGTGGGTGGAATGGCTGGCCTACTTTATCTATTGCTCTTGCAAAGGTTGGTTGATGGCTTGCCAATAGATTCAACTACAGATGCTACGTTTTATAATTTCAGGCAAACCCCTCAAAGATTGCAGAAGCCATTGTTTTCTTTCGCATTGATATTGATAATAAGTTTAAGTGTAGTGAAATATGGGATTGCAGGTGCATCTGTATCATTAACACCAATGGAACTTCTGCTCGGTGCTGCGGGGTTTCTTACTTGTAAGATAGCTGTGGTTTTGGCAGCATTTAGGCCTTTTAACTTTAGAGTAACTAAGAAAGAGTAA
- the LOC120283434 gene encoding uncharacterized protein LOC120283434 isoform X4, with amino-acid sequence MKMVLLHYPNPPLLPIYANLSMRWHLDKNTQEEFLKLPSISMNVSRNIVCMRNHANSKKSVYQDFKDFVKPLCLLAATKPNTTSRHDSEKKFSSVEVSESDALYVVELHTSKDFGSCLRDLNAAILFCLIDKKGYSILQRISAASYVNLGEEKVDSSDSINFKRGSVDIVTFAGPKLGKLEALWIGVESGSWRMDGLHVAVINGPLSFGRSIDEVKKARVNGMQYKFEVDNMPLGEGGVSVANMRPVLSAEFFSDNILRISSLNFSQCSRLETVTHSNEESMQEYKDLKLSLLIYDTLLITAGFMVTSTAISSEAGYAFLVGGMAGLLYLLLLQRLVDGLPIDSTTDATFYNFRQTPQRLQKPLFSFALILIISLSVVKYGIAGASVSLTPMELLLGAAGFLTCKIAVVLAAFRPFNFRVTKKE; translated from the exons ATGAAGATGGTGCTTTTACACTATCCAAATCCACCCCTGCTTCCTATTTATGCCAATTTGTCCATGAGATGGCACTTGGATAAGAACACGCAGGAAGAGTTTCTTAAACTTCCATCAATCTCAATGAATGTTTCCAGAAACATTGTTTGTATGCGCAACCATGCAAACTCCAAAAAGTCTGTATATCAAG ATTTCAAGGACTTCGTAAAGCCTTTATGTCTTCTGGCTGCCACTAAACCAAACACAACCAGTAGACAtgattctgaaaaaaaattttcttccgTAGAGGTTAGTGAATCTGATGCACTGTATGTGGTGGAGCTGCACACAAGCAAAGACTTCGGCTCTTGTTTGAGAGATCTAAATGCTGCTATACTGTTCTGCTTGATAGATAAAAAAGGTTACTCAATACTGCAGAGGATATCTGCCGCTTCATATGTGAATCTTGGGGAAGAAAAAGTAGATTCCTCTGATTCCATCAATTTTAAGAGAGGTTCAGTTGATATTGTTACCTTTGCTGGACCAAAGCTAGGAAAACTTGAAGCACTTTGGATTGGTGTTGAATCAG GTTCATGGAGGATGGATGGTCTTCACGTTGCAGTAATCAATGGACCTCTATCCTTTGGTAGATCCATTGATGAGGTAAAGAAAGCACGAGTTAACGGGATGCAGTATAAATTTGAGGTAGATAATATGCCACTTGGAGAAGGAGGGGTATCTGTCGCTAACATGAGGCCTGTGCTTTCTGCTGAATTTTTCAGTGACAACATTTTGAGAATATCAAGTTTAAATTTCTCTCAATGTTCTAGATTGGAAACTGTTACCCATTCAAATGAGGAAAGCATGCAAGAATACAAAGATCTCAAGTTGTCCTTGCTAATTTATGACACCCTTCTTATTACTGCTGGTTTCATGGTCACATCTACTGCCATAAGTTCAGAAGCAGGTTATGCCTTCTTAGTGGGTGGAATGGCTGGCCTACTTTATCTATTGCTCTTGCAAAGGTTGGTTGATGGCTTGCCAATAGATTCAACTACAGATGCTACGTTTTATAATTTCAGGCAAACCCCTCAAAGATTGCAGAAGCCATTGTTTTCTTTCGCATTGATATTGATAATAAGTTTAAGTGTAGTGAAATATGGGATTGCAGGTGCATCTGTATCATTAACACCAATGGAACTTCTGCTCGGTGCTGCGGGGTTTCTTACTTGTAAGATAGCTGTGGTTTTGGCAGCATTTAGGCCTTTTAACTTTAGAGTAACTAAGAAAGAGTAA
- the LOC120283434 gene encoding uncharacterized protein LOC120283434 isoform X1 yields MFVILHPDVSSLSPSRPKLETNATRIAEREGRSLREMKMVLLHYPNPPLLPIYANLSMRWHLDKNTQEEFLKLPSISMNVSRNIVCMRNHANSKKSVYQDFKDFVKPLCLLAATKPNTTSRHDSEKKFSSVEVSESDALYVVELHTSKDFGSCLRDLNAAILFCLIDKKGYSILQRISAASYVNLGEEKVDSSDSINFKRGSVDIVTFAGPKLGKLEALWIGVESGSWRMDGLHVAVINGPLSFGRSIDEVKKARVNGMQYKFEVDNMPLGEGGVSVANMRPVLSAEFFSDNILRISSLNFSQCSRLETVTHSNEESMQEYKDLKLSLLIYDTLLITAGFMVTSTAISSEAGYAFLVGGMAGLLYLLLLQRLVDGLPIDSTTDATFYNFRQTPQRLQKPLFSFALILIISLSVVKYGIAGASVSLTPMELLLGAAGFLTCKIAVVLAAFRPFNFRVTKKE; encoded by the exons AAATGAAGATGGTGCTTTTACACTATCCAAATCCACCCCTGCTTCCTATTTATGCCAATTTGTCCATGAGATGGCACTTGGATAAGAACACGCAGGAAGAGTTTCTTAAACTTCCATCAATCTCAATGAATGTTTCCAGAAACATTGTTTGTATGCGCAACCATGCAAACTCCAAAAAGTCTGTATATCAAG ATTTCAAGGACTTCGTAAAGCCTTTATGTCTTCTGGCTGCCACTAAACCAAACACAACCAGTAGACAtgattctgaaaaaaaattttcttccgTAGAGGTTAGTGAATCTGATGCACTGTATGTGGTGGAGCTGCACACAAGCAAAGACTTCGGCTCTTGTTTGAGAGATCTAAATGCTGCTATACTGTTCTGCTTGATAGATAAAAAAGGTTACTCAATACTGCAGAGGATATCTGCCGCTTCATATGTGAATCTTGGGGAAGAAAAAGTAGATTCCTCTGATTCCATCAATTTTAAGAGAGGTTCAGTTGATATTGTTACCTTTGCTGGACCAAAGCTAGGAAAACTTGAAGCACTTTGGATTGGTGTTGAATCAG GTTCATGGAGGATGGATGGTCTTCACGTTGCAGTAATCAATGGACCTCTATCCTTTGGTAGATCCATTGATGAGGTAAAGAAAGCACGAGTTAACGGGATGCAGTATAAATTTGAGGTAGATAATATGCCACTTGGAGAAGGAGGGGTATCTGTCGCTAACATGAGGCCTGTGCTTTCTGCTGAATTTTTCAGTGACAACATTTTGAGAATATCAAGTTTAAATTTCTCTCAATGTTCTAGATTGGAAACTGTTACCCATTCAAATGAGGAAAGCATGCAAGAATACAAAGATCTCAAGTTGTCCTTGCTAATTTATGACACCCTTCTTATTACTGCTGGTTTCATGGTCACATCTACTGCCATAAGTTCAGAAGCAGGTTATGCCTTCTTAGTGGGTGGAATGGCTGGCCTACTTTATCTATTGCTCTTGCAAAGGTTGGTTGATGGCTTGCCAATAGATTCAACTACAGATGCTACGTTTTATAATTTCAGGCAAACCCCTCAAAGATTGCAGAAGCCATTGTTTTCTTTCGCATTGATATTGATAATAAGTTTAAGTGTAGTGAAATATGGGATTGCAGGTGCATCTGTATCATTAACACCAATGGAACTTCTGCTCGGTGCTGCGGGGTTTCTTACTTGTAAGATAGCTGTGGTTTTGGCAGCATTTAGGCCTTTTAACTTTAGAGTAACTAAGAAAGAGTAA
- the LOC120283434 gene encoding uncharacterized protein LOC120283434 isoform X2, protein MFVILHPDVSSLSPSRPKLETNATRIAEREGRSLREMKMVLLHYPNPPLLPIYANLSMRWHLDKNTQEEFLKLPSISMNVSRNIVCMRNHANSKKSVYQEVSESDALYVVELHTSKDFGSCLRDLNAAILFCLIDKKGYSILQRISAASYVNLGEEKVDSSDSINFKRGSVDIVTFAGPKLGKLEALWIGVESGSWRMDGLHVAVINGPLSFGRSIDEVKKARVNGMQYKFEVDNMPLGEGGVSVANMRPVLSAEFFSDNILRISSLNFSQCSRLETVTHSNEESMQEYKDLKLSLLIYDTLLITAGFMVTSTAISSEAGYAFLVGGMAGLLYLLLLQRLVDGLPIDSTTDATFYNFRQTPQRLQKPLFSFALILIISLSVVKYGIAGASVSLTPMELLLGAAGFLTCKIAVVLAAFRPFNFRVTKKE, encoded by the exons AAATGAAGATGGTGCTTTTACACTATCCAAATCCACCCCTGCTTCCTATTTATGCCAATTTGTCCATGAGATGGCACTTGGATAAGAACACGCAGGAAGAGTTTCTTAAACTTCCATCAATCTCAATGAATGTTTCCAGAAACATTGTTTGTATGCGCAACCATGCAAACTCCAAAAAGTCTGTATATCAAG AGGTTAGTGAATCTGATGCACTGTATGTGGTGGAGCTGCACACAAGCAAAGACTTCGGCTCTTGTTTGAGAGATCTAAATGCTGCTATACTGTTCTGCTTGATAGATAAAAAAGGTTACTCAATACTGCAGAGGATATCTGCCGCTTCATATGTGAATCTTGGGGAAGAAAAAGTAGATTCCTCTGATTCCATCAATTTTAAGAGAGGTTCAGTTGATATTGTTACCTTTGCTGGACCAAAGCTAGGAAAACTTGAAGCACTTTGGATTGGTGTTGAATCAG GTTCATGGAGGATGGATGGTCTTCACGTTGCAGTAATCAATGGACCTCTATCCTTTGGTAGATCCATTGATGAGGTAAAGAAAGCACGAGTTAACGGGATGCAGTATAAATTTGAGGTAGATAATATGCCACTTGGAGAAGGAGGGGTATCTGTCGCTAACATGAGGCCTGTGCTTTCTGCTGAATTTTTCAGTGACAACATTTTGAGAATATCAAGTTTAAATTTCTCTCAATGTTCTAGATTGGAAACTGTTACCCATTCAAATGAGGAAAGCATGCAAGAATACAAAGATCTCAAGTTGTCCTTGCTAATTTATGACACCCTTCTTATTACTGCTGGTTTCATGGTCACATCTACTGCCATAAGTTCAGAAGCAGGTTATGCCTTCTTAGTGGGTGGAATGGCTGGCCTACTTTATCTATTGCTCTTGCAAAGGTTGGTTGATGGCTTGCCAATAGATTCAACTACAGATGCTACGTTTTATAATTTCAGGCAAACCCCTCAAAGATTGCAGAAGCCATTGTTTTCTTTCGCATTGATATTGATAATAAGTTTAAGTGTAGTGAAATATGGGATTGCAGGTGCATCTGTATCATTAACACCAATGGAACTTCTGCTCGGTGCTGCGGGGTTTCTTACTTGTAAGATAGCTGTGGTTTTGGCAGCATTTAGGCCTTTTAACTTTAGAGTAACTAAGAAAGAGTAA